The nucleotide window TAAAACACAAAGTCAATAGATTTATGGCCGGAGCTCTGAACACCCCAAGGAATATTACTGGAATGTTGCAATTTAAAAGCTATGTGGGAACTTTCTGAATCACATCCTGTTTAGTTTATAATTCAATCTTTTATTCTAATTATACCATCAGTTTATTATTCATTACTTTTTACTAACCCGCATTCTGGCCACATGCACAGTAATATTGTGCACTCTACAAGGCAAGGAGCTGTGTGAACTTCATAAACATCTCAGATCTTATTCTGAAGCTGGACTGTAAACCCCCATTCCTTACCCTCCATCTCCAACTCTGATAACACTTTGGTGTACTTTTACATTGAGCTGATCGAAAATGAGCTAAACTGTGACCATTTGCAGTCTTTTTCTTAACTAATTTTGAAGTTGAAGAGGCTGAACCTGGATCAACAATAAATACAGTAATCCGTCCAATCTTTGATTTACTACTGAATGACTTCCTTTCCCCCACAATGCATGCAGCTTCATAACAGTGCATCACCATGAGGGCCCGATCTGAGATGCTTTTCTTTTGCTGAGCAAGCAGAACACACAAAGCCATCTTTTTTTTCTTAAGCTTTCTACTCCCTTTTAGACATCTGGCAGAAGCCCCTGAAATGAGTTCACATGCAGATATTAAGTGCAATTACACCAAAGACCATGCTCTTAAAGTTAATTTAGCAAGAATCCAAGCAACATTCCTTCTGTCAGTGATGCATTCCAGCGATTTTGACGCCTATCAGCATGCAATTGGTTTGCACATGGTACATAAACTaagttgaaaataaaatatgtagAAAGAAGTAGaatggtgagagagagagaataatgagagagagagagagagagaaagagatagagaaagagagagcgagagagatttAAATTTTAACTGttgctgtttaaatgttttgtatgcGTACTGTAAAACTTTGTGGGCTCATAatgcaaaaacattttgaaCTTACCACTTCGACTACTTTTAAAATACCGAAATGTGATTTGAGATACTCCATGTCACATCTAATGCCCCTAAACACATTTCTGGAGTGCACGGGCTCGGTGGTCGGTTGATATGGACTGTTGGCCCCTGAAATCATGGATGTGTTGGAGGCCTCGCCATCAAAGCCGTCCGTGTCCTCGTTATTCCTCATGCTTAATTCCTCGCGTCCCGCCCAGATATGATATCGGATTTTGGGGTTAGACTTGCAGTGATCCGCTGCACTTCTGAATAACGTTACTGACAGGCAGAAAACACCAGTCACAATGTTTCAACAAACAACAAGCTTCGTTACTGAAGGTTCACCGTAAATGCCGCGATGAACTCCAGCGGTGAGTATGACCTACACTCGATCTCGAGCCCAACGACTACATCCACCTTTCCATGATCCCAAACCCGACTCTGTGTTCGGATCCTGTTCTGATCAGAGCCGACGAGCCCGAATGATCAAGGCTTTTCTTTCATGCCATTGCCCATAGTTCACAGTTTCGGGACGGAGATGGAGAATGTAATGTTGTAGAGTTAAAGAGTCTCCGCCCTCTCAACTACATTCCTGTGAGGATTTCATCAAAAAGTCTGATGTCAGTGAAGTAGACGCACAAAAACAATCATTCCGAGAAAGTCTGGTGGTTATATTCTGTTATGCAGACGAAAATCACAATACTGAAGTGCAAGACGACACACGGCAGTCTAAACCGAGCGTGCAACGTACCTAGACAGCAGTTTtttatgaaggtatatttggtgcaaaacaactgcacacctgtgaaagtggaatttgtatttgtagagattatccacacatgtgtatcagtaaatttgaagtcacagatgaagagttgcaaacttgtagattttttttctttccctcaaatacaacacaacagttacacattcacaaatccttcagtgcagctgcacaaatcccattttacaaatcacagattaagaaactcacaagctcacgttttttgctacaattgctgcagtaaatatggtgcaaaacctacttgaacacctgcatcaaagtatgtgaagtcacacacaaattatgtacattcgcaaaatcagtttgtgcatctgtgcgatgagagttgcatgtgtgtaaacattttttttcacaaatatttttttatttttgaaatattttctagcacaaacacaagtacaaaaatacaactgcttgaatctgctgctacgagtttcaaacactctttttcgtgtgctctctgttttgcaccaaatatctcgagataaatggtgcgaaagtaatttgtatacctgtaggctgtgctcagcactgcccaccaggtggcgcctgacactcactgaagcagagtttattaattaccagcaatgtttcagcaaagtaaatcacctttatcaaggtattattttcaccaagtggagaacaatataaatgggagtgctaattatacacagatgaaggtaattacatacaatattccaatgattcattagtaaacaaaatataagttccataaatctcaaaccatcaatataagtagattaaaaaatacaagcagcaaatacacacataggcctacatttaactaagatacatgctttttcttctaatatactaatttggatgattatttctgtctttttgaatcgggtaactgaacaactaaattgtttttattattatctaaacagttgttctgatttcttaacatttaccctggatgctaacccaaatcaaatcagctttttagacttgtgggtagcttgtaattttttacataGGGATCCGATTAAAAAACCTACAGCTCGTCATACACTATTGAGAGTGGATTCTTATTGTCATGAGCAGGGCCGTACagaggattttataaataccaaggtcaatatgtatttttctagggcatgcaccctagaaaaaaatgtcttatttctctgctctacatatatgacttctaacacatcagaaaaaaaacaatcaaataacTATAGATgtcaaaccatgtcagtatgcacaagacttgtgttgtttattagtaatacattgaaataattattttaccatcctgggcacattgttgtgtcagtaaagtaaacataggctaactgaatataggTGAATGTAATCTAGGAGATAAATTAGTTAGATCGGACCTCTCTTCTCCATGTATACCAACAGAAACCACTTTAACACTGTCATTGTTGAAAATCAtatgtaggaaaacaaatagagAGTATAAAACACGCATCGTGAAACATCAGAGTGCAATAATATGCAGAAATATGAACCTTCCATTAGCACTGCATTTTGTTGAACTTAATCATCCTATAACTTCATTATTGTATATAGGAATTGAGAGGGTATTTTCATCTAGAAGGTGAGGTGAGTTGGACCAATTTTTACTTAGACAGGAGGCCTTTTAGGTATATTAAAGCCTATTAGGtatatgtaggcctatgtgtgtatttgctgcttgtattttttaatctacttatattgatggtttgagatttatggaacttatattttgtttactaatgaatcattggaatattgtatgtaattaccttcatctgtgtataattagcactcccatttatattgttctccacttggtgaaaataataccttgataaaggcgatttaccttgctgaaacattggtggtaattaataaactctgcttcagtgagtgtcgggcgccacctggtgggaaGTGCTGAacatagcctacaggtatacaaatcactttcgcaccacttatctcgagatatttggtgcaaaacagagagcacacaaaaaagagtgtttgaaactggtagcagcagattcaagcagttgtatttatgtacttgtgtttgtgctagaaaatatttcaaaaataaaaaaatatttgtgaaattttttttttacacacatgcaactctcatcgcacagatgcacaaactgatttgcgaatgtacaaaatttgtgtgtgacttcacatactttgatgcaggtgttcaagtaggttttgcaccatatttactgcagcaattgtagcaaaaaacgtgagcttgtgagtttcttaatctgtgatttgtaaaatgggatttgtgcagctgcactgaaggatttgtgaatgtgtaactgttgtgttgtatttgagggaaagaaaaaaaatctacaagtttgcaactcttcatctgtgacttcaaatttactgatacacatgtgtggataatctctacaaatacaaattccactgtcacaggtgtgcagttgttttgcaccaaatataccttcatagtTTTTGGCGTCAGCTAACTCACAACGCCCCTTTAATGGCCAAAACAATAGGTGTGTTTAAAtttatgcggcgctgcgcagacccaTCGATCTATGTCATCACAATACCGCGAGAGCTAGCCATAGTGGTGCTTTCTCGCGGTAATTTGATGTCTACGCCGATCGATCTCGGTAGCTCCGCATGAAGTCGACCATACCACATGCCTACGTAGGCATCTCAGCAGCATTTGAAATACAGCCTCTGTGTTTGTCCGACGACTACGCAGCCAGGTGATCGTAAATGTATTCAATTTTATGGATCTCTGACGTGATTTTTATTTCGTGAAAGAGTCAACAGTTTTTAACGATATTAAGAAGGTTTTGATTGTGTTACCTACTTGTATAACTTAACTGGCTGTGTAAAGCCACAAAAAGCTTACGTACACCcttacaaaaaattatttactagtCTCAACACATAGTTTAACCATGATATTTGTACCAAAAAATGTAAACTATGATAGTACAAATGACAATCTGCCACAAGCATGTTCACTACACTTGCAGTATAATCAAGCAATGATTAATTCCTGACGGCATGTAGTttagttaaataaaaatgttatttatttttcagttaTGATGCTactataaaatgaataaatatacatCAGATGGGGTTTAAATTTGGTTACGATTTTAAATGTTGTACATTTATCgcatatatgtattttttttaacaggATTTAAATAGCAATTATACATCACATTCATTCATAACATtgcattttagttttttatatgAATTTATTTGATATTGGGAAAACAGCACTGCCCTCTGCTGGTTTGGTTCCCAGAGCCACAAAACAATTCAACAAAGctgacatcatcatcatcatcatcttgaaatcatgttttaaatgtttggTGCCAATAATTAAAACTTGATGAGTTACAAAATATTACATTAGTACACTGACAATGGTgttaaatatacacaaaattTCAAAACTAATACCATGTGTGCATTAACCATTTACAAATGTCAGACACAAGCAGCTGTTTGGATTTAGATTTTATTGAAGCCGGGactgaaaaaaagacatttcCTTTTCTTTGTTTGCATTAAAAAGCAAGATTCCACATAGTTGCATACTGCAACAGGTTAAAGCCTTACAATCAGACTCATTTTAATGTACACCACAAAACAGTCCTTTGTGTAAATAGAAAGTTCCTGTATAGAAAATTTTGGAAGTCAGAGCATTTTCTCAACATTTTCTTACGTACAGGGTTAAGTGCATAATGGAAGGATAATCCAGCTAGACCGAATACAATGcatacaaaatgtgttgttccttATTTAACTGCAATCATCCCAAATTGAGGGGGGGATTATTGAAGCTGAATACGTTTCCTTTGGTGGACACCCCTAAAACATCAACATGTGTCATGTATTCGCCTTTGGGAAAACATTAGGAAGCTTTTTCAAGTACTTCAGGCATCTCAGGTGCAACTAGTTAGTTTTTCAATTTCTTAGTTCATTTAAATTTAGTCTACATCAAGCTAAAATTAAAATCAGTTGCCATCAAATTTGTGTTCAATAAAACACAACCGTTGAAAAAAATCTAACAAGATGTagcttttaacaaatttacaagtgtgAATGAACAACAGTTTTACACTTTCAGTAAAACAGCATCATCTGTAGCTCTATGCTGGGTCTCTTGGGAGGGGAGGGGGGTTATGGGCTTGGGTTGGCTATGTGTACAGGAATGTGACAGTGGGATTTCGACGGTGAGATTTCAGTCACACAGCAATAAGAATGCAATGAATTAAGTGCATTTAAGATTATATTAAGTGGTTTCGAAAGCAGGTGGAGCATTATATGTCTTCCAAGGCTTCCATAATTGCAGCATAGGAAGCACTTACACTGAATAGATGAATAACCACTAAAACAAGCGGTATATAGTCCTGACATAATGTTGTGCTTGAGTATCAGCAAGTGCTTTAGCCCTGCCCATCATAAATAGAAACTGTTAAGCAGTATTAGACAGCGTTAGGAATTAATTCCATTCCAGACCCATATCTCTAATTTAGTACAAGATTTTTCTTTTCCTACAAGCACATGCAAAACAATTCTACACATCTTGTGATGTATTCCCTTGAAGAGCCTAAAAAAGGACAAGGACTTGTGTCACAGAACACCACAGTAAGCAGAAGGATCCATTTTGGAATGATGGCTTCTCCAGGCCAAGCCGAAAGAGAGGCCCCCCGGGAGGAATTTCGGGCAGCTACTCGACAAAAACATAACGTGGATTCTACATCTTTGGTTCCAGATTCCAATACTTTCCGTTTTCCTTTTTTATCTGAAAATTTAATGAGAATTTAAAAGCCACTTTAGCTTCCCCGCTTACAATTACTCAAAACCGAGGTTAAGAAACCTAAGGAATAACATCAGCTTTTGAATCACGGGTCAAGTTGCAAAAACTCATAAACCGGCTAATTTTGTTACATGTTCAGTCAAAAACAAAACGCAAAAGATTTGTTTGAAACTAAAAATTCAATGATACAGTATCAGTAATGGAAGAAAATGTTGAGAAATGTATTAAGCAACTCACTGTGAATATGAACAAGGCTGTGGTATGGACTCAGATCTACCCTGAGTAAAGAGACAGAGCATGTGGAGTGACAACAGTGAATGCTACATTAAAGGCAAAGTTGTCACTTCCAGTGGGCACCGAGGCAGGGCACAAAACGTACGTGGCAGAATTTGCCTACAGAATATCTACACTGTGCAGAACAGGGaatgttttacattaatagCTGTATGGTCCttacatcataaaaaaacaacaactggtAAACATACTGAAATCTCATTTGTAAGAACTGTCAACTTATTTAGAATGACATACAGTCATCACTTGGCCAAATGAGAATGGTGCTAGTGGTTTAAATGACAATTTCTATTTGGGGGTTGGAGAAAATGTCCGACCAACATTATAATTATGTTGGTATATGGATATTTTGAAATTCCAAAAAAAGGCAAGCTCCCTATGATAGCAAAAAATAAGCACAAAAAAGGCAAACAATATATAGGCCACTGAAGTAAGCAAAATagaatttttttctgaaaagcAATTACCACAGACATGCGTTTCcaatgaaaaacaaataaattacaTGAAGATGGACAAAAAAAATCCATTGACCGTTGATGATGCAGTGCAATTTCTCTTTTGGAGACAAGGACCTCCACTATGACACAAACAGTATACTGTGCCAGGCACTtgggagttattttagtaaagatgCCGCCCTGCCCCTCTCCTCCAAAAAACAACCAAAGCCAAAAGAAAATGCTCAGCGTGTTACTCAATGCTTGTTTCTTCTGAAATAGTTCTTCataaattgttaaaataattaaattttataCAAAATCAAATCAAAGCTTGTATTGCAAATATTTAGCACATATTTACATCATTCGATGAGGCTGTGTGGCGAGGTCTGCCATCCTTAAATGTGAAGGCCAATCGGTATTGTCATTAGTGTCGTGACATCAGTGATGCTGACTGTTAAGAGAAGCTTAACATCTCACTGATAAAACACAGAGAAGATAAAAGCTTGATttgcttacattttttttataaatacatCAGCATAAATGTAACTGTTTTTACATACCATATACTTTTTGCAAGTATATACTATTTTGCAAGTGTTTGTTTCAGTATATTTATGCTTTGAAGCAGTCGTTGTAGCTGATTGCAGCACTTTTAAAGCCACTGCTGTCATTCAATGCAGCAGAGCATTTCTGAGCTTGCCCGGGAGGAGGGACTGGATAGGGTTAAAATTCCCCAAGCTAAGCAAGGCCCCACAATGCAGAGGTCTGACTGCATTAAGAGAGAGCACCCATTTACTGACTTGCCATGCCTCACCAAAAATTATTcaccacaaaacaaataaacaaacaaacaggtcTGAATATATAAAGAAACAAAAAGCAgttgcattgtttttttttttttaaatatctacCTTTCATTCCCCCATAACAACAGGGCCTATATATCCATACAAAATCCCAACACTTTCGGTAAACCATTGTCTATTTTGCTGAAAGACACACAAGCTGGGGGGAGAGTTTTGGTCATGAATAGCATTTTTTTGCTCCTTTATGTCGGTACATGTTGATGTCCAGAGTGGACGTTGTAGGCGTGCTCATGCCTCGTCCTCTGTCGCTGGGGTGTTGGCTGTTACCATAGAGTCAGGTTTACGAGTCATTCGGTCCAGTTCTGCCTGGACGTCAGTCAAACCCGGCTTCTGCCCTTAGAAGAAACAGCAAAATAAAGAGAGTAATTTCCTGTAGTTTCATGTATAAATATAACACGGGACGGTTAAGCGGGAACCGGTTCGGTGGATGTGGTTGGGTGCCACATGCTGGTGCAATTACAAAAGCAGCATGCTGTATGGCAGCACACATGCAAAACCAATTGAGAAAAGATAAAAAGCATGCAGTTCTTTGGAATGAAGCAATAACATGTTGGTGTTCTCCCACCCAAAAAACTTCGACAACAGACCAGAATGTATGAGAAGAATTGGAGAGATTTTAAGAGTAATAAAATCTGAAATTACACAATACTCCACAAATGGCTGTGTGGAGCAGCTATTACAAGTAGAGACCTCTGCACGGGTGCAGAGTTCATTGCGCGTGCACAGAGTCACAGATGGGCAAATGTGCACTTTTTTTACAGCGGTTTTAGTAACATATTACTGAGCAGTCCTGTATATTAGCTAGTTATCTGTGTTTCTGACTTACTAAGCAAATTAATATGTTTCGATATAGACGTTTCACTGAAAACACGTGCGTTTTCTTGGTTATGTGTCTGGATGGAACTTAATTGTTCAATGGTCTGCTTTGGGTCtaactagtggctaaactgaactatAGAACAAAAGCAATACCTtgtcaaaaataataaaaagttttggtttcctaaagacatgATCACTGCTCTGTGAAGgaaggtttggcagccgatctgtagtaaacattgtatacattaaataatacacattttacacagtaatgttagctcagtgtagttttcaATACGCTTTAgttatgatttgaactaaggtaatctacttgttatcagaaataaactactctaaaaggactctaTTTTTGTTGATTCTTTGTGAAAGTTTACCGAAAGTTACGTTTATTCCACAATAGCCGTTAAGTTGTTACCGTCTATGTAAAAAGGTAATTTAAAGATATACCGTATTTTTCATAACTTGGCTGGTGCTGCATCTTATAGTCAGGTAtgccttgtaagtcagtatgaattaattttgacatttatgaggcaagagacaTCATTACGGTCTACAGCCGCAAGAGTCCgctatatgctgctcctgtattaatgtaattcaatggattcagtgatgcggaATGAAGAGTCTGCGAACTTCATGTTAGTTGTCTTGTTAACTTAAGACTattcaaccttccaggtaaggtctgtatgctatggtttatcatttaaataactgataacaTAACTTAAcgtacagacatctattcagcctgctgttgtGTCCGCTGTTGTTAGTTGAATAactaaatgtctgttcttcggcttggataaattttgtgaaataattttctaaataaacgctacgtatagtccactgcgacttatatatgttattttgttttaatgacGCATTTTTAAATGATGCGGCCTATACTCCGGTGCGGCTTacagtccggaaaatacggtaaagCTCAATTTCACTCTTGCATCCCTAATGTTTATTCAAGCAGTGTCATTTTTAATCCAGGGCTATAACAGAATAAAACAAGCACAAGGCattaaagggaacatttcacaagactttttaacaatgtaaaataaaactttgatgtccccagagtacttatgtgaagttttagcttaaaataccaaatagaaaatgtattataacatgttaaaatcaaCACGTTGTGAACAGaaatttgctgtttttgggtgtgtccttttaaacgcaaatgagctgatctctgcactaaatggcagtgctgtggttggatagtgcagattaaggggaggtattatccccttctgacatcacaaggggagccagatttcactgacctttttttttcaaatgattgcagagaatggtttaccaaaactaagttactgggttgatcttttacagattttataggtttatagaagcactggggacccagttatagcacttaaacatggaaaaagtcatgaAATGTTCCTGTTTAACATATTAGGGCTTCATGAAAATTAAGACAAACTGTAAGTGGTATGACATGATCATCATAGGATGATTAAACAAATATGACACATATCACCATGTGTGGTGCTGTCATTCTGACAAGCTTTCAGCCCATTCTTCATGGCTGCTTTCTCTTGCACTATGAGTAAAACTTCAAACAACAGCATTGTCCAGAAATAACAGAAGAACATTACAGCCCATGATGTTTGGGTGAACCTCACAAAGAAAATGTCTAAATCACTGTAACCCCCCAGTCTGTACTCTTAATACTGTAATAAGACTGCAGCAAtgtgaaaaacattatacatctTTCACTTTCCTTATAATTTCAATAACGTTTTTATTTTCCCTTTCGATTTTTGAGACATTTCTTGTAGTTAACATGAGATTCACCCTATCCAGGGGTTGGGGCAGGAAAAGGAAGAATTTACCTGTTTTTTTGGCAGAACCCTGTACCCCCGTTCCTGTCCCCGGTGTCCCAGGACTGTTTGGTCCCCCTGTTTTTTTACTCAGCAGACTGTTGAAAAAGTTGGCCAGCACTCCCTCATTTGCTGCTGCtcctaaaaatatacaaataaaacagaatgacCTGAACTGACTATAAAAGGCAATTCAAATAAACAACGAGACCCAAGCAACATTAATTTACCCAGTGGGACATTCAATAGCAATCATGCATAAAATTAAATTTCCATTATTATACTGAGCTTTAGTTATGCTTTGACATCACTGCACCAACTAAAATACCAACAAACTGattaatatatttaacaaaaaaatgacatataATGATATAACCCCTAAAATGTGCAAAAGTTCAAGAATTCAATTAAAGGTTCATGTAACGCAACTATATCCATTTCTGCTGGTGTGAGGCAAGTTGTCCAACTGAGctcattaatggcaaaaaatgtCAGTTTGCACACACTATCGAAAACATGCAGGAAGCAATTGTTTTGGGAATTATTACAACAGTCCCCTCCAGAGGGCAGTGTTTCAGAAAACAGAAATTAAGGAACCAGAAAAATGAGATGTGTTAGACACAGAGAGACAGAAACAGGTGCTCATATTTAGACTCACAAATCCTTCCCTTGGCTGCACTCAACACAATCATCATGTATACGATTTGTGTCACTTGGATGAATAGGAAACAATGTCTTCAGATTTTGGATCAAGTGTTGCATGCAATCTTGCAAGTTGTAGTGTTTTACCTTTCATGTTGGGGTCTGGTTTCTTCACTGCAGTCATGGGTGAGACACTGGCCACATTGGTGGGGCCTGTCCGGCCCGTTGGCCGAGGTGAACCAGATGAAGTCCGGGCAGGAGACTCCTATTCACAAcaaccacaaaaaaaaactgggTGAGGAAATACACAATCTTTAATAGATTTATCGGAGTGATTCTTTAAAATTaatcttaaataattttttaggtTTGACTTTAATGATGATAAAAACTGCAAGAGGGTTAAAGTGGTTTTTGTAAAATTAGCTACCATAAATGTGCAAGTAATTGTTACACACAATTTTCAAAGCTGTGAGGTATGTGGCTCATGAAATAACACTTACTGTTCCTCTTGTTGGTGTGGCCGGCTGCTTGGCTAACAATGACTGTAATAAGCCAAGAGAAATGAGAAATTAAATTTTTCAACGACATACAGAAACAAAAGTATGAAATACATCATCCCCTTCTTCAAACAAACCTGCTGCTTCATGAGAAAGACCTGCTCATCTTCTGCAATGATTTCCTTGTCATGCACCAACTTTAGACACAAAAAGGGTACAATAAAACAACACCAAGTTAAACAGGACAATAGATAAGTGGATGAGGATGAAATTCTCATTCTTGACTCTTTCTCACCTTTCTGACTGGAGGTTTCGTTATGAAGTCCTCAAAGGGATCTTCAGGTCTAACCGCTGTGAAGTTTTCATGCAGGATGGCAATTTTTTTCTCGTTGTCCCATCCGGACGGACTGCGAATaggtataaaaatgttttgaaagaGGCAGTGGAAAATCTGTAGTTATTCAagtaatgataaaaatgttatatttgaTTTGTAGGAGCTCTTACATGAACACAGAGTCTTTTTCCACCACTAAGGCAGCCGTGGCAAACTGGAAGTCATATATTTTGTGCACAATATATTTGTAGAGGAGGTCCAGGTTTTTTTCTTCTTTGACAGACGTGTAAATCAAGCCGGCTCCATCTGTGGGATCTGATTAAGGATGTGTTATACATAAAAGAGAGCAAAAAACAGCAGTGATGTTTGTTGGAACTGAGCTAGTAGGATACAATGTAAGCAGAACCGCCGGATGTATGACTGAATAAAGTCAAAGTGCTCTTCCCTGTAGTCATGCTCCTTCTCCAATACACTGACAGCATCACACTGGAAAGAGATTGTCAGTCAGGGAAAAGTTTTTTGTGCTCCATTTAGTTGCTTACAGATTTAGATTCAGTAAgtccaaaaatggcacattggAACACATCATGCAAATAACAACACAAGTACAAGTGATctagttttaaaaagttgcaattttatgGTGTGTCATTTTGAGAGCATAACAGCTGCAGTGCCTATTCACTTtcactaaaaagaaaaaaaaacccacttaaaaaaaatcatgtgcaTTCAAAATTAAATGAGGTCAGAAAAATGATAGAATATTAATTTTAGGACAAACTAACCAGTAATCTCTGCTTAAATAATCCTAAACAAACTGTCATATTGTTTGTTTTCGAAagatcaaaagaaaaaaaaacaataaaatcatacAGAGACAAGCACAAACATGCTTGACCTCACAGCAGTCATATTTAGGAATGACTCAGGTTGTGGCTGACTGCCAGCTATAATGGTTTTGGCAGATAGGTGCTATACGGGCTGCTTAAAAATTCACGAGGCTGCATAAAA belongs to Paramisgurnus dabryanus chromosome 2, PD_genome_1.1, whole genome shotgun sequence and includes:
- the dync1li2 gene encoding cytoplasmic dynein 1 light intermediate chain 2 isoform X1; amino-acid sequence: MAPVLEKLLGAVGTGDTMENSNEDDDGQNLWSSIISEVSTRSSTKLPSGKNILVLGEDGSGKTSLMTKLQGAEHNKKGRGLEYLYLNVQDEDRDDLARCSVWILDGDLYHKGLLKFAVTTDSLKDTLAVFVVDMSRPWTIMESLQKWASVLREHVDKLKIPHEEMKEMEQNIVRAFQEYVEPEDATSGSPQRRAPATAGEDDSVLLPLGDNVLTHNLGIPVLIVCTKCDAVSVLEKEHDYREEHFDFIQSYIRRFCLHYGAGLIYTSVKEEKNLDLLYKYIVHKIYDFQFATAALVVEKDSVFIPSGWDNEKKIAILHENFTAVRPEDPFEDFITKPPVRKLVHDKEIIAEDEQVFLMKQQSLLAKQPATPTRGTESPARTSSGSPRPTGRTGPTNVASVSPMTAVKKPDPNMKGAAANEGVLANFFNSLLSKKTGGPNSPGTPGTGTGVQGSAKKTGQKPGLTDVQAELDRMTRKPDSMVTANTPATEDEA
- the dync1li2 gene encoding cytoplasmic dynein 1 light intermediate chain 2 isoform X2, which codes for MAPVLEKLLGAVGTGDTMENSNEDDDGQNLWSSIISEVSTRSSTKLPSGKNILVLGEDGSGKTSLMTKLQGAEHNKKGRGLEYLYLNVQDEDRDDLARCSVWILDGDLYHKGLLKFAVTTDSLKDTLAVFVVDMSRPWTIMESLQKWASVLREHVDKLKIPHEEMKEMEQNIVRAFQEYVEPEDATSGSPQRRAPATAGEDDSVLLPLGDNVLTHNLGIPVLIVCTKCDAVSVLEKEHDYREEHFDFIQSYIRRFCLHYGAGLIYTSVKEEKNLDLLYKYIVHKIYDFQFATAALVVEKDSVFIPSGWDNEKKIAILHENFTAVRPEDPFEDFITKPPVRKLVHDKEIIAEDEQVFLMKQQSLLAKQPATPTRGTESPARTSSGSPRPTGRTGPTNVASVSPMTAVKKPDPNMKGAAANEGVLANFFNSLLSKKTGGPNSPGTPGTGTGVQGSAKKTEAGFD